One region of Macadamia integrifolia cultivar HAES 741 chromosome 11, SCU_Mint_v3, whole genome shotgun sequence genomic DNA includes:
- the LOC122093932 gene encoding reticuline oxidase-like, translated as MLKLNPQRNLLSLFIIVLILLVTSSSKPTEHIKSCLIENHVMNFTVFQYSDDQPSQYYNLLNFSIQNLRFTKPKYPKPLAIVLPETKEQLASTILCCRQGPWTIRIRSGGHSYEGLSTVASPRYPFVIVDLMNLNRVSVDLKSETAWVEGGATLGEVYHEIAMSSLFHGFSAGSCPTVGSGGHIAGGGFGLLSRKYGLAADNVVDALLVDANGTLLDKEAMGEDGFWAIRGGGGGVWGVVYAWKLRLVSVPPTVTCFVVSRPGSRDQVANLVHKWQLVAPLLPDEFYLSSFVGADLPETKGKGISVTFKGFYLGTKTIAISILKGVFPELRIAKEDCNEMNWIESIVYFSDMGNGSSISNLKDRYFHNKNYFKAKSDYVRVPIPLRVIRVFLETLEKEPKGYVIMDPYGGKMSRISSDSIPFPHREGNLFTIQYLVAWEEEDNGKSQEFINWIRGFYDFMSPYVAKGPRAAYYNYLDLDLGVMDSSMTGVMKSNDAVEMAKAWGEKYFLDNYDRLVRAKTFLDPTNVFNNQQGIPPRSSTLPQR; from the coding sequence ATGTTGAAATTGAATCCTCAGAGAAACCTATTATCTCTATTCATTATAGTTCTCATACTTCTTGTAACGTCCTCTAGTAAACCCACAGAGCACATTAAATCTTGTTTAATTGAAAACCATGTTATGAACTTTACTGTTTTTCAATACTCAGATGACCAGCCATCACAGTATTACAATCTCCTCAATTTCTCCATCCAGAACCTCCGATTTACAAAACCAAAATATCCAAAGCCTTTAGCCATTGTACTACCAGAAACCAAGGAGCAATTGGCAAGCACCATATTGTGTTGCAGACAAGGGCCATGGACAATTAGAATAAGGTCTGGAGGACACAGCTATGAAGGCTTATCAACTGTTGCTTCTCCTAGATATCCATTTGTGATCGTCGATTTGATGAATCTAAATCGGGTTTCTGTAGATTTGAAGTCCGAAACCGCCTGGGTGGAAGGCGGCGCAACCCTAGGTGAGGTATACCATGAAATTGCCATGTCAAGTTTGTTCCATGGATTCTCAGCTGGATCATGCCCAACTGTAGGGAGTGGTGGCCACATCGCCGGAGGTGGGTTTGGGTTATTGTCAAGGAAATATGGTCTGGCCGCCGATAACGTGGTGGATGCACTTCTGGTAGATGCTAATGGAACATTGCTAGACAAGGAAGCCATGGGAGAAGATGGGTTTTGGGCTATTCGCGGCGGTGGTGGAGGTGTTTGGGGAGTAGTCTATGCTTGGAAATTAAGATTGGTTAGTGTTCCACCAACTGTAACATGTTTTGTTGTCTCTAGACCAGGTTCAAGAGATCAGGTGGCTAATCTAGTTCACAAATGGCAACTAGTTGCACCATTACTACCAGATGAGTTCTACTTATCATCTTTTGTCGGAGCCGATTTGCCGGAGACTAAAGGGAAAGGGATTTCGGTAACTTTCAAAGGGTTCTACCTGGGAACCAAAACAATTGCCATATCTATTCTAAAAGGAGTCTTCCCGGAACTGCGGATCGCCAAAGAAGACTGCAATGAAATGAATTGGATTGAATCCATTGTTTACTTCTCTGATATGGGTAATGGTAGCTCAATCTCAAACTTGAAGGATCGGTACTTCCATAATAAAAACTATTTCAAGGCGAAATCTGACTATGTGAGGGTCCCTATACCTTTAAGGGtcattagggtttttttggagACACTTGAAAAGGAACCCAAAGGGTATGTTATAATGGACCCTTATGGGGGAAAGATGAGTAGGATTAGCAGTGATTCTATTCCTTTTCCTCACAGAGAAGGCAACCTCTTCACTATTCAATACTTGGTGGcctgggaagaagaagataatggaaagagTCAAGAGTTTATAAATTGGATAAGGGgattttatgatttcatgtcacCCTATGTAGCTAAGGGTCCAAGGGCAGCTTATTATAACTATCTGGACCTTGATCTTGGGGTGATGGACAGCAGCATGACTGGTGTTATGAAATCCAATGATGCAGTTGAGATGGCCAAGGCTTGGGGTGAGAAGTATTTCCTCGACAACTATGATAGATTGGTTCGAGCAAAGACATTTCTTGATCCAACTAATGTGTTTAACAACCAACAAGGGATTCCTCCTAGGTCATCAACTTTGCCTCAAAGGTAA